One region of Sulfurisphaera ohwakuensis genomic DNA includes:
- a CDS encoding 4Fe-4S dicluster domain-containing protein, with protein MRVTDASIFSRALTTIEIKEIEKLLIKEDKEVVIGRLTSMNGDIIKYSNPKIIPSPTKLPSGNIIEEIKSDSSIYSIYRVAPGLTFEELINELKKYSKVPVLFPLYLQGSIGGFIATNGSGFGSYKFGFVRGKKEVHSLKDNEAIVMTANYTEVIESDKESKFAWSAIILDDKERFYLTSNYAKLEGISGSSIDTYSLINDINKIVIQSFKRDYIPVMLRFPESSYSKLAQLKFFEKIIGYKINFNSPDKYYVFLGRIKFDDLNELFSFLKKNKEFLPFPSLSEYDKLHLEILNKLGKKTKLPKEYKSIVSIYNEATKCINCGLCLNVCKAYEVTHNPLYSPVGKIGRLIMEEKDFETCFGCVKDEEVCPVNIPISKLTTEGVNIISPEKIKIEIQDLPSDISNLAKKLQNTYRNRPLYLLFVGCASKYDINGVRGFLTYLLDKGNSLPQEFSPRVELVNACCGFDDFIGGNIQGAKDKVSKILELKKNKDAQGIYFLCPEALYIYNLLSGDTGILAYEVVKDALKERKIHAGCWAKKLGIKGNDDECAGLNLTTYKGYPISSKGKAVLTICPFSTWKYGTSSVYSVFYVGSENMEKLVGEKDLDNLLLDLSIDSIKEALTDSVDEIAEKVSLWNLGGEGYFILVTYPVILNKFKNILEQKIKEHERKDEIIKYISKIVNDTIILDQKITLISDYLKGQNYSSLIMEMREKILTSSKLEYSAKDIVNSDQMIKAIDEMIKRAITPKLIERVFKEIIYS; from the coding sequence ATGAGAGTTACTGATGCATCAATCTTTAGTAGGGCTTTGACTACTATTGAAATCAAAGAAATAGAAAAACTTCTTATCAAGGAAGATAAAGAAGTTGTAATTGGAAGACTTACCTCGATGAATGGGGACATTATAAAATATTCTAACCCTAAAATTATTCCTTCACCTACAAAATTACCTTCTGGGAATATAATAGAAGAAATCAAATCCGATTCTTCTATTTATTCTATTTATAGAGTAGCACCAGGACTTACATTTGAAGAACTTATAAACGAGTTAAAGAAATATTCAAAAGTACCAGTACTTTTTCCATTATATCTGCAAGGAAGCATAGGAGGGTTCATAGCAACTAATGGGTCTGGATTTGGAAGTTACAAATTTGGTTTTGTAAGAGGAAAGAAAGAGGTTCACAGTCTTAAAGATAATGAAGCAATCGTTATGACAGCAAATTATACAGAAGTAATTGAAAGTGATAAAGAAAGTAAGTTTGCATGGAGTGCAATTATACTAGATGACAAAGAAAGATTTTATTTAACTTCTAATTATGCGAAACTGGAAGGTATTTCTGGGAGTAGTATTGATACTTACTCTTTAATTAACGATATAAATAAAATTGTTATACAGAGTTTTAAAAGAGATTATATACCAGTTATGCTCAGATTTCCAGAGTCTTCATATTCTAAGTTAGCTCAGTTAAAATTTTTTGAAAAAATTATAGGATACAAAATAAATTTTAATTCACCAGATAAATACTATGTATTTTTAGGACGAATTAAGTTTGATGATTTAAACGAACTTTTCTCATTTTTAAAGAAAAATAAAGAGTTCTTACCTTTCCCCTCACTTTCTGAATATGACAAATTACATTTAGAGATTTTAAACAAATTAGGAAAGAAGACTAAATTACCAAAAGAGTATAAGAGCATAGTTAGCATATATAACGAGGCAACTAAATGTATTAACTGTGGATTATGCCTTAATGTTTGTAAAGCATACGAAGTCACCCATAACCCTCTATATTCTCCAGTTGGGAAAATTGGTAGACTTATAATGGAGGAAAAGGATTTTGAAACTTGCTTTGGATGTGTAAAAGATGAAGAAGTATGCCCAGTAAATATACCAATTAGTAAATTAACTACTGAAGGGGTAAATATTATTTCTCCAGAAAAAATTAAAATAGAAATACAAGATTTACCTTCAGATATCTCTAACCTAGCAAAAAAACTTCAAAATACTTATAGAAATAGGCCTTTGTATTTACTCTTTGTAGGATGTGCATCTAAATATGATATAAATGGTGTTAGAGGTTTTTTAACATACTTGTTAGATAAAGGAAACTCTTTGCCTCAAGAATTTTCTCCTAGAGTAGAATTAGTAAATGCTTGTTGCGGTTTTGATGATTTTATTGGAGGGAATATTCAAGGTGCTAAAGATAAGGTAAGTAAAATTTTGGAATTAAAGAAAAATAAAGATGCCCAAGGGATTTATTTCCTCTGTCCAGAAGCATTATACATTTACAATTTACTATCTGGAGATACGGGTATATTAGCATATGAAGTTGTAAAAGATGCATTAAAAGAAAGAAAAATTCATGCTGGTTGTTGGGCTAAAAAACTAGGAATTAAAGGAAATGATGATGAATGTGCCGGATTAAATTTGACTACATATAAGGGATATCCAATATCTTCTAAGGGAAAAGCTGTGCTAACAATTTGTCCGTTCTCTACTTGGAAATATGGTACTTCATCTGTGTATTCCGTATTTTATGTAGGATCTGAGAATATGGAGAAGCTTGTTGGAGAAAAAGATTTAGATAATTTATTACTAGATCTATCAATTGATTCAATTAAAGAAGCCTTAACAGACTCAGTAGATGAAATTGCAGAGAAAGTTAGCTTATGGAACTTAGGCGGTGAAGGATACTTTATCCTTGTTACATACCCAGTTATCCTAAATAAGTTTAAGAATATACTAGAACAGAAAATAAAAGAGCACGAAAGAAAGGATGAAATAATTAAATACATTTCAAAGATAGTTAATGACACTATAATACTAGATCAGAAGATTACATTAATTTCAGATTATTTAAAGGGACAAAATTATTCTAGTTTAATTATGGAAATGAGAGAAAAAATCCTTACTTCAAGTAAACTTGAATATTCGGCTAAAGACATAGTAAACAGTGATCAAATGATAAAAGCAATTGATGAGATGATAAAAAGAGCAATTACACCAAAGCTTATTGAAAGAGTATTTAAGGAAATAATATATTCTTAA
- a CDS encoding pantoate kinase, with the protein MTDIEIIVPLNISGIWYPVYTEDIRYTGSIGLSLVLNPPIIAFPKKGDPEIYFNTQRVNFPNLKYLSLLANVKLYIQSEVPLGFGYGLSGAISLAYALASYELYNIKLEDALVVAHESEIFTNNGLGDLISEYYGGGLVYRKKPGAPGYGEVEKIIVEWEPICSKPLSKESTEKLIKNKNDNALVYINQFLHNPSLLKFFELSRKFTEEIGFISPFPNSFRKKGLILRLKECEEGWIKHTPAIHGAYIR; encoded by the coding sequence ATGACAGATATTGAAATTATCGTTCCCCTAAATATTTCTGGAATTTGGTATCCAGTTTATACTGAAGATATAAGGTATACCGGGTCTATAGGCTTATCATTGGTATTAAATCCGCCAATAATCGCTTTTCCTAAAAAAGGTGATCCGGAAATTTATTTTAATACCCAACGTGTGAATTTTCCAAATTTAAAGTATCTAAGTCTTTTAGCTAATGTAAAACTTTATATCCAATCTGAAGTACCTTTAGGTTTTGGTTACGGGCTTAGTGGTGCAATAAGTTTAGCTTATGCTCTAGCTTCTTATGAATTGTATAACATAAAATTAGAAGATGCACTTGTGGTTGCTCATGAAAGCGAAATATTTACTAATAATGGACTCGGTGATTTAATCTCCGAATATTATGGTGGAGGATTAGTTTACAGAAAGAAGCCTGGTGCTCCAGGATATGGAGAAGTAGAAAAAATTATAGTTGAATGGGAGCCAATTTGTAGTAAACCTCTATCAAAAGAATCTACAGAGAAATTAATAAAAAATAAAAATGATAATGCGCTAGTATATATAAATCAGTTTTTACATAATCCTTCTTTATTAAAGTTCTTTGAATTATCGAGGAAATTTACTGAAGAGATCGGATTTATATCCCCTTTTCCAAACTCTTTCAGAAAGAAAGGTTTAATACTTAGATTAAAAGAATGTGAAGAAGGATGGATAAAACACACACCAGCAATACATGGAGCTTACATTCGTTAA
- a CDS encoding 4-phosphopantoate--beta-alanine ligase, with the protein MDKTHTSNTWSLHSLIPENHPRKESLIIREKIVDGLLNGYVAPQGLIAHGRGECFDYLIGEKTQEFAIKAIKAGVASLLLAKNPVISVNGNMAALVPNEIVKLAELINAKIEVNLFYRTIERERKIAEILKKAGAKEVLGVDEDASATIPELFSERRRVSPRGIYIADVVLLGLEDGDRTEALVKMGKKVIAIDLNPMSRTSQKASITIVDNVIRAFPKMIEIAKELRNKSKEELEQIVKNYNNKEILAESLRFISNYLLQLSRDL; encoded by the coding sequence ATGGATAAAACACACACCAGCAATACATGGAGCTTACATTCGTTAATTCCAGAAAATCATCCTAGAAAAGAATCTCTCATAATAAGAGAAAAAATAGTGGATGGCTTATTAAATGGCTATGTTGCGCCCCAAGGATTAATTGCTCATGGAAGGGGAGAATGTTTTGACTATCTTATTGGAGAAAAAACTCAAGAATTTGCGATTAAAGCTATAAAAGCCGGAGTTGCTTCTCTACTGTTAGCTAAAAACCCCGTAATATCGGTAAATGGTAATATGGCAGCACTAGTACCTAACGAAATAGTAAAATTAGCGGAATTAATAAATGCAAAAATAGAAGTGAACTTGTTTTATAGAACTATTGAAAGAGAAAGGAAGATTGCTGAGATACTAAAGAAGGCTGGTGCAAAAGAGGTCTTAGGTGTTGATGAAGATGCGTCGGCTACTATTCCAGAACTTTTCAGTGAAAGAAGAAGAGTTAGTCCAAGAGGAATATACATAGCTGATGTAGTATTATTAGGATTAGAAGACGGAGATAGAACAGAAGCTTTAGTTAAAATGGGTAAGAAAGTTATTGCAATAGACTTAAACCCTATGTCAAGAACTTCTCAGAAAGCTAGTATAACTATAGTAGATAATGTGATTAGAGCATTTCCCAAAATGATTGAGATAGCTAAAGAACTAAGAAACAAAAGTAAAGAGGAATTAGAACAAATAGTGAAAAATTATAATAATAAGGAAATATTAGCTGAAAGTCTTAGATTTATAAGCAACTACCTTCTTCAGCTATCTCGAGATTTATAA
- the panB gene encoding 3-methyl-2-oxobutanoate hydroxymethyltransferase: MEKVTIRDFLKKKEKKEKIIMLTAYDYPSAKIISQTNLDGILVGDSLGMVVLGKENTLKVTMRDMLIHLDAVVKAKPPQLIVADMPFLSYETSTKDAVKNAGLLARHGADAVKLEGGEEVRDVVRAIVRAGIPVMGHIGLTPQRFLRIGGYRILGKREKEEEQLVKDAKALEEAGAFSIVIENTYSDVAKKITESINIPTICIGAGPYCDGQILVIHDLLGLSDFTPYFAKKYIDLRGLIRRAIEDYISEVKEGRFPGKEHYKSRDS; encoded by the coding sequence ATGGAAAAGGTTACAATAAGGGATTTCTTGAAAAAGAAGGAAAAGAAAGAGAAAATAATAATGTTAACAGCCTACGATTATCCCTCAGCGAAGATAATATCTCAGACGAATCTTGATGGTATCTTAGTTGGGGACTCCCTTGGAATGGTAGTTTTAGGAAAAGAGAACACACTTAAAGTGACTATGAGAGATATGTTAATTCATCTAGACGCAGTAGTAAAAGCTAAGCCTCCACAGTTAATAGTTGCTGATATGCCATTCTTAAGCTATGAAACGTCAACCAAAGATGCTGTAAAAAATGCTGGTTTACTTGCTAGACATGGTGCTGATGCAGTAAAATTAGAAGGTGGAGAAGAAGTGAGAGATGTTGTTAGGGCTATAGTAAGGGCTGGAATACCTGTTATGGGTCACATAGGATTAACCCCACAAAGATTCTTAAGAATAGGTGGATATAGAATTTTGGGGAAAAGAGAAAAAGAAGAGGAACAATTAGTTAAAGATGCAAAAGCACTAGAAGAAGCTGGGGCTTTTTCAATAGTAATAGAAAACACTTACTCAGATGTAGCTAAAAAAATAACTGAAAGCATTAATATTCCAACGATATGTATAGGAGCAGGACCATATTGTGACGGACAAATCTTAGTTATTCATGACTTACTTGGTCTTTCAGATTTTACTCCTTATTTCGCAAAGAAATATATAGATTTAAGGGGACTAATAAGAAGAGCAATAGAGGATTATATCTCAGAGGTAAAAGAAGGGAGATTCCCGGGAAAAGAGCATTATAAATCTCGAGATAGCTGA